The window TTCGATCGGCGTCCTCGGCATGTATTACCTCTTCATACTCATCGGCATCTATATCTCCATGAACGTCAAGAGCCGGTACCAGAGCCTGCTGGCGGCCGGCTGCGTATCCGTTTTCACCTTTCACGTGATCATGAACGTGGGGATGGCCGTAGGTGTGCTGCCCATCGCCGGCATACCCCTGCCCTTTCTCAGCTACGGTGGCTCCTTTCTGATGACCAGCCTGATTCTGTGCGGCCTGCTGCTCAATGTCTGGCGTCATCGATTCGACTACTGATTTCCGACTTCCGCCGCGAACAAGGACAGCACATGTATCCCATACTTTTTGAAATCGGTCCATTGAGTGTACGAACCTACGGTCTATTGCTGGCCGTTTCCTTCCTGGTGGGGATTATCCTGGCGCTGAGACGGGCCAGGGCACGTGGCCTGAACCAGAACAAGATGATCAACATGAGCCTGCTCATCATGCTAGCCGGCATTGTCGGAGCAAGGATCATGTACGTCATACCCCACTGGAACGAGTTCAGCGCGAACCCCCTGGATATTATAAGTCCCTTTCAAAGCTCCGGCTCGATAGGGCTGACCGGGCTGACCATGTACGGCGGGTTCATAGCGGCCATCCTGGTATCCATACTGTACCTCCGCATGAACGGGTTGTCCGTCTGGAAGGCCTGCGACGCCTTTGCGCCGAGTATCGCCCTCGGAATCGGGATCAGCCGCGTCGGCTGCTTCATGAACGGCTGCTGTTTCGGTCTGCCCACCGAGTCCGCCCTGGGCGTCGTCTTTCCGGCGTTCAGTGCTGCGGGCTCATTCTATCCGGACGTCCACCTGCATCCCGCCCAGCTCTACAACGCGGTGCTGGGGTTCGGACTTTTCGGCCTGCTGCTCTGGCTGGACCGCAAGCCGCGATTCGACGGGTTCATCTTCGCCGTACTGCTGATCAGCGAACCCGTCACCAGGTTTTTCGTCGACCTGTTCAGGTATTATGAATCCAGCATGACGCTGGGCAGCCTGGGTGGCCTGGTCCTGTCCGTCAACCAGGGGATCAGTATCGTGTTGGTCGGTATGGGAC of the Gemmatimonadota bacterium genome contains:
- the lgt gene encoding prolipoprotein diacylglyceryl transferase, which produces MYPILFEIGPLSVRTYGLLLAVSFLVGIILALRRARARGLNQNKMINMSLLIMLAGIVGARIMYVIPHWNEFSANPLDIISPFQSSGSIGLTGLTMYGGFIAAILVSILYLRMNGLSVWKACDAFAPSIALGIGISRVGCFMNGCCFGLPTESALGVVFPAFSAAGSFYPDVHLHPAQLYNAVLGFGLFGLLLWLDRKPRFDGFIFAVLLISEPVTRFFVDLFRYYESSMTLGSLGGLVLSVNQGISIVLVGMGLLLLGWLRNRAGQRSGRNRPRRG